The Rhodospirillales bacterium genome includes the window AGACGATCCAATGAACATGCTGACGCGCGGTGAACTTCTCGAGATGACCACTGAAATCGTCTCAGCGTACGTCAGCAACAACTCGACCGACGCCAATGCACTTCCCGATCTGGTTCGGCGTGTTCACGATACGCTCGCCCAGATTGCCGAAGCCAAGACTGCGGAACCCGCGTCGGAAGCACCCGAACCCGCCGTACCCATCAGGAAGTCGGTGCAGCCTGATTACATTGTCTGCTTGGAAGATGGCAAGAAACTCAAGGTGCTCAAGCGCTACATCAGGACGAACTACGGCATGACGCCGTCAGAATACAAAGCCAGGTGGGGGCTTCCCGCCGACTATCCGATGGTCGCTCCGAACTACTCAAGGGCGCGCTCCGAATTCGCCAAGAACATCGGACTGGGACGCAAGGCGAAGTCCTGATCGTTCGACAACCTCACGCGAGAGACGATGACCACATCATGGTCATCGGCTCTTTTGATTCAGGTCTCTCTGTTGAAGACCTCAGGCGACACAGTTCCGTGGCCTATCCCATGAAAACTGCCCTCCCCCTCACCGCCCTGCTCGCCGCCTTTCCGGCCGCCACTGCCGATGAGACAGGAACAAAGCTTGCTGGTTCCCTGCCGCCAGGCCAAGAGGACTGTCAGCGTCCCATCCGGTCGGGGATCAGGCCACGGGGCGAGAAGCGCAGGACCAAAAGCAGGATCAGGCCCATGACGCACACGCGCATGTAGGGCGCGCTTGCGATCAGGTGTTCGCGGAGGGCGCTTTCGTCGCCCAGAACTGATGTCAGGACCTCCATCAGCCAGAGCCCCGCCGGTTCGGCCTCGACCCAGATGAACCAGACGAAGAATCCGCCCAGCACGGCACCCCAGTTGTTGCCGGAACCGCCGACGATCACCATCACCCAGATCAGGAACGTGAAGCGCAGCGGCTGGTAGCTGCCCGGCGTGAACTGGCCGTCGAGCGTGGTCAGCATGGCGCCTGCCATGCCGACGACGGCTGCACCGATGACAAAGATTTCGAGATGGCGGCGCGTCACGTTCTTGCCCATCGCCGCAGCTGCGGCCTCGTTATCGCGAATCGCCCGCATCATGCGGCCCCAGGGCGAATGGAGCGCCTTCTGGGCGAGCACCATGACGATGACCAACACGGCAAGGAAAAGGCTGGCGTAACAGAGCTTGACGAAGATGGTCGAGGC containing:
- a CDS encoding MucR family transcriptional regulator, whose amino-acid sequence is MLTRGELLEMTTEIVSAYVSNNSTDANALPDLVRRVHDTLAQIAEAKTAEPASEAPEPAVPIRKSVQPDYIVCLEDGKKLKVLKRYIRTNYGMTPSEYKARWGLPADYPMVAPNYSRARSEFAKNIGLGRKAKS